CCACCAGCGCCAATATCGCTCCCGTATGTGGATCGAGCACTACCATCGCCACTTGCGCCTGCGGACCTGTCTCCACCTTGGTCTCAAACTTCTTGCCCACCTTTATTCGCTTGGTCCGCAACTTCTTCACTTGCTCGTCGACCAGCTTGATCCCCATCTCCACCGACTGCGCCGCCGCCTTCTGCAAATCCGGATCGAGCGTCGTATAAATGCGATACGACTGGTCGTTCAACTCGTTTTCGTTGAACTTGCTGATCAGCTGATCGCGCACCATGTCTACAAAATACGGCGCGTCGCTGGCCTCCACGTTCGGGGGAGCCAGTTTCAGCGGCACCGCTTTGGCTTTGTCCGCTTGCTCGCGCGTAATTACGTGAGTCTCCACCATCGATTCCAGCACCAGATTCCGCCGCTCCAGAGCGCGCTCCGGATGCCGGTACGGCGACAAATAACTCGGCCGCTGAATCAATCCCGCCAGCAGCGCCGCCTCGGGCAGCGTAATGTCCTTCAGATCCTTATTGAAATAGGCTCTGGAAGCCTCCGCGAACCCGCTGATCGCAAACGATCCCCGCTGCCCCAGGTCCACCCAATTCGCATAGAACTCGAAAATCTGCTGCTTCGAGAACTTCTGTTCCAGTTCTTCGGCGATCAGCATCTCGGTCAGCTTGCGCCGGATCGTCTTCTCCGGAGTCAGAAAGAATCCTCGCGACAGTTGCATGGTCAGCGTCGAGCCGCCCTGGTCGTGGCGTCCACGCGCCACGTCGATCCAGGCCGCTTCCGCCATACGCAGAAAATTTACTCCGCTGTGTTCGAAGAAGCGCCGGTCTTCAATCGCCAGAACCGCCTGCACCATGAGGGGAGGAATGTCGTTGTACTTCACCAATTCGCGTTTCGACCGCTGCTCCGCGTCGAACAGCGCGGTCACCAACTGCGGCTCCAATTCATACGCCGAAAGATCGTTGCCGTTACTGCTGATCTGGTCCACCTGCCCGTCGTGGATACTGATTCGCGCCGCCTCCGGACTGTGGTACGACTCCGGCCCCGGCGCGATCTCGATGCCGTCCTTCAGCATGCGGAAGCTGCCCAGCTTGGACTCATTTTCTCGATCCGCATACCCGGCCCGCCGCAGCTCCGCTGCAATTTCTTTCACCTGAATCTGCTCGCCATCCCGCACGATCTTGGGCAGGGCATAAATCTTTGCCGAATTCGCGAAGATCGGCGTGCGAAACCGCTTCTCGATAATTCGGTCGTACTTGATATAGAAGTAAGAAAACAGAACCGTAAACGACATCGCCAGGATCAAAAATGCCACCAGCGCCGCCCGCAGCACCGGATCGCGCGGCAGCCCGCGTATCTTCTTGCCCGGTTCGCCCGTCCCCGCCTTCGGAATTTTGATTGTGATCGTCACTTTTTAGAACTTTCGCGGTTTCGGTACACTACCAACGAAACTGCTCCTTATCTTTCAGACGTAGGGACCGACCAAAAGGTTTGTCTACCCGCACGTTTCCTCAGTTGGCACATCAATGAAAACGCAAGGATGCCTTCATTGTACCGCTCGCGCAGAAATGAAAAGAGACCCGCAGTACCTGCGAGTCTCTAGACCATCAACTGTGAAAAAATATAAAAGCCGCCTTAGTCGGTCGCCGCAAACGGGAAGTTGCTGGTCACGGACAAGTCGGCTATGTGCGTTAAGACTCCGGTGGAGGTGCTTGCGCCATTGACGGTTAGTGTGGACCCAAACAGCGAACCAGCGCAGAACAAAACCGTCCCACCCTGGTCGAATCGGCATCCCTCAGCTGTCGGCACTCCAGTGAAGATTCCCATTGAAGCTAACGCGCCGGTTGAGGAATTCAACGTGAAACCCTCGATTGGCGCATCCACACCTGTGCTCGGTACAGCCTCCAGAGCATAGACATACCCGCCAGTGGGAGAGATGGCGAAGTCAAACGGCGCATCTCCGGTGCCGGTGAGAAACGGCGAACCACTCACCGCAGTCGGAACCCCGGTGGTCGTGTTGATGCTGAACACATAAATGTGCGGGTCGGTCGACCCGGTGTGGCCGTCTTGGATTTCCGCAGTCCCAAGCAGCAGTTCCGCCGTCGGGCTGGCATGCAATTGCGCGACTCCCAGAGGGAAGGCCGTTCCCAGCGACGTCAAAGCACCACTCGTCTGATCAATCGAAAAACCGGCAACTCCCAACGAAGGATCCGTCTGACCTGCATACAGGAACGTGCCGCTCGCGTCCACGGTCATCTCATCCGCAACGAACGTCAAGCCCCCAGTGAACGGAGAACCCGCCGTTGCCGTCAACGCCCCCGTAGATGAGTTGATCGTGAATACCCAGATATCGGGAACGCTCTCGCTTCCCACGAATAGAAACCGGCCTGCGGGATCGGTCGCTACATCGTCCGCCGTCACCGAAGTGCCAGCGACTGTAAACGGACTGCCTGGAATTACCGTAAGCGCCCCCGTCGACCGGTCGATGCTGAACCCTTCCACCGTCGCATCCCCCATCGGAATAAAGAGGAACTGCTTGTTCACGACGATCATGTCGTCCGCTACGTTGCTGGGCAGTGTAGGAGGGACATAAGAAGTCAGAGTCTCGAAGGTGCCCGAACTGGTAACCCCCGCAGCATCAATGGCCGCAGCGTTGTAATAGACGAGCGCCAGAGCCTGGGAGGCATCCACGGTGCTTCCACCGCCGCCTCCTCCGCCACCACCGCCGCCGCCGCTCCCACCGCCGCCGCCGAAAGTCGTTCCGCCCGACGAGGTACACGTGGAGCTGCCGAATGTCGCTGGACCGCACCCCGGCGCACCCCCGCAACTCGCCAGCAACAGCGCCAGCAGGATGAGCACGAGACTCACGATCGCTCGATAGAAATTCTTCATGAACTGCCTCCGCCCGACCGCAGCGCCGCCCGCATTATCCGACCGCGTGCGTCAGGAGATTAATTCGTGATTCCGGATGGGCCGAATTCCCGCCGCAGTCGCTATACTCGCCATCGGCAACCGAGCGATGAAAAGACTCTTATCCCTTTCCGCATACTAGGAGGCAGTTAGCGCAGTGACAACGTTACGAATGTCACTGGCCTATGACGATGGATCACAATGCACTGACGGCCGCCGCTGAGCATGCCTCCAGCGACACCTCTCGTCACTATTAAATGAAAACGGAAAATGCAGCCGCTTCCTCACAGCTCTGTACTTGAACGGCCGCATGAGCTAAGATTCCCGGAAGACGCCCGCCACAAGCTGACTGCCGCCTTTTCCGGTCCTCTGCGCCGATTCGTTCCGCCTTCCACTTACTCCAAATGATGTTGCACTCTGTCTCCAATGATCCGCCTTCAGACTCCTCGCCTCACTACACGCACGTAACCTCGCATGATTGCATCGCCGGAATTGGTCGAGCCCTGATCATCATCGGCATTTCGTCCTGTATTCATGCGGGTGAAATCGCGATCGGCACACCTCGAACCTGCCTTTCTGCCCCACACTGTGACCATCGGACGTGAACATTGGTGTCTTGCCCCCAAAATTAGAAGCTGACAACATGCGAATTGAAATCTTCGCGGAGGATTCTTGCCAGTGAAACGCACAAAAGTTCTCGCCACACTTCTCATTGCTCTTTCGCTCGCCACGAGCGGCTGCGGCAACTCAGACAGCATTAAGTCGCTCTTGCTCACCTCGACCGGAACCTCCAGCGGAAGCACTTACAACCTGCCGGGCGTCGATTCCACTCTTCAGTTGAAGGTCTGGGCTGTTTACAACAGCGGAAAACAGATCGACGTTACCAATAAGGCCACTTGGAACGTGGCGACCGTGGGAACGGACGATCAGCACAATCCGCTGCCTCCCTACGGCCCGGATTCGGTGCCCATCAACGCCACCGGACTGATGACGGCGATCGCGCAAATTTGCACCTGGGCGGACACAATGAATACCACGGCCACACCTCCGGTCCTTTGGAACCCGCCAGTCTGGGTCTACACCGGCTACTATCAAACCACCGCCTCATATCGAGGATTCACTTCGCAACCCATTGGTATTGGCGTCGGCGTGACCACAAGCAACGCGCCCGCAGGCGGTTGCGGCCCTTCGTAGTCTCGCGGCTGCAAAATAATTCGTCAGCAGAAGCGATTTCCTAGTGCTTCGATCCACAGTGCAGCCCCGCAAGGGCTGCACTCGCGCTTTTCGCCTTCTATTTCCATCAGCCACTTTCGATTCCACAGCTCTCCTGATGCCGTCGGCCACGGGCGTCGCAGTTGATGCGTGAAAGGCTGGAGGAAGCATTCCCTCTATCGCTCTGAAATCGAGACCAGCATAAAACCCCGCGGGGCTGCTTCAGGCAAGAACCCAACTTCGATACGCAGACCATCCCGATCTTCAGATCAAGAGATCGTCGAAGTGCTCCAAGGCTGAGTGAATTGAGAGGGCAACTGAGATGGGTCAACCGACTGCCAAGCAAGCCACGCGACTCCCTGTTCGGGTTCGCTTGCGTTTACGAATTGACTCTCGGTTCGTGCGGCATGGCGCAGGCGGTGAGCACAAGATGTTTCTTGTGACGCAGCTATGAAGTCCCGAGGTTCATGTCTGAGGTCTGAGGTCTGAGGTCTGAGGTCTGAAGCCCGACGCCTGAGGCCCGATGCCTGACGCCCGCTCCTAGAATCCCTTGTTCCCGCTGGAAGGACTGAAATGCAGAGTGAAGGAATATCCAGGCAGACTCACCGGGACACTGTACTCCGCGGCCACATACACCGCCGGAGAGCCCGGCGTGCCGATGCGCTGCACCGTCACCGCCTCGGGAGGCAGCGTGATCTGGTGGTCCAGGGCTTTTTTCACGACCGAATCAATCAACTCCTGGTCGCTGGTGTGCGGATTGGCTCCGCCCATCACAGCCACTTGCCGCAAGTCGTCCTGAAACGAATAGTTCGCCAGCTCCGGCGGCACAATCTCAAACCCGGCGTAGACCGCGGCAATCACAACCAGAAATCCGATGATGGCTTTGACTGTTCCCATGTCCCACAATCTGCTCAGCGGGACCGGAAACAACTTTACTACCCACTTGACCTAGATTCAAGTGACCCAGTCCGGCCGAGCAACTCCCGAAAAGTATCTACAACCGCCGTGATCCTAACATCGCGTACCTCGCGAGTCGAGCGTAGAACGACCTCCACGGTACCTTCGGTAACTTTGTTCCCGACCGTGATTCTAAAGGGGATACCGACCAGATCGGCATCCTTGAACTTCACCCCCGGCCGTTCGTTGCGGTCGTCGAGAATCACGTCGAAGCCGGCCTTCTCAAGCTGTTGAGCAATATCCTCCGCCGCGGTTTTCACGGCTTCGTCCTTCACATTGACCGGCGCAACGACAATCTCGAACGGCGCTATCGTCGGCGGCAGCCAGAATCCATTCTCATCGTTGCTTTGCTCGACCGCCGCCGTCAGGATGCGCTCAATCCCGATCCCATAACTCCCCATAATCGGCGTGACTTCCTTCCCATTCTTGTCCAGAACCCGCGCGCCCATCGCTTCTGTATACCGGTAGCCCAGCTTGAAAATGTGCCCGATCTCTACCGCCGTATCGATACGCAAAGCCGCCCCGCAATTGGGACAAGCCTCGCCCGCCGTTACCGCGCGCAGATCGACGTACGCCGTGGGATGAAACTCTTTCCCAGGGGTCAGATTCTTCAGGTGATAATCCTCTTTGTTCGCGCCAGCGATCAGATTCGTGCGCCCTTCCAGCGCCTTATCGACCAACAGCACCGGCTTGTCGCTGTCTTTCTTTCGATCCCTGGCCCACTCGATCCCCAGCGGCCCTAAATATCCCGCCGGAGACTTGAACAAAGTCTTGATCTCATTCTCATCCATCGGCCGCGTTGTCACTCCGACAGCCGCGTTTAACTTCGCCTCGTTTAGCTGATGATCGCCGCGCATCAGGACGACAATCGCGCGAAGCTTCGTCTTGCCCGCCTTCTCATCTTTCTCTTCCGCCATCAGCGCCAATGTCTTGATCTTGTTCTTCGGCGACACTCCCAGAAACCTCGCCACATCCTGAATCGTCTTCTGGCCGGGCGTGTGCACTTCGAGCGGCGAGCCATCGCCCTCAGCCGCGAGGTCCACAACCGCTTCCAGCCTCGAAGTCGCCTTCTCCATGTTCGCTGCGTAATTACACCCATCGCAGCTGACAATCTGATCTTCTCCTGCCGGCGTCCGCACCATAAACTCGTGCGACTCCTTCCCGCCCATAGCGCCCGAATCGGCCTCGACCACCATGTACTTCAGCCCGCAGCGGTCAAAAATTCGGCAGTAAGTTTCGTAATGTTTCTTGTAAGAAACATCCAGCCCCTCCGCGTCGATGTCGAACGAATAAGCGTCTTTCATCATGAACTGCCGCACCCGCAGCAGCCCGGACTTCGGCCGCGGTTCGTCGCGAAACTTCGGCGCAATCTGATACCAGATCTGCGGCAACTGCTTGTAACTGCGTAATTCTTTCAAGGCGATCGAAGTCATCACCTCTTCTTCGGTCATGCCCAGCGCCAAGTCTGCTCCCTTGCGGTCTTTCAACCGAAACAAATTCTCTCCCATCAGCGCCCAGCGCCCGCTGGCCTCCCAAATCTCTCGCGGATGCAGCGCCGGCAAGTAAAACTCCTGCCCAATCTTGTCCATCTCCTCGCGGACAATCCCCATAATCTTGTTGAATGACCGATTGCCCAGGAAAAGATAAGAATAAATCCCCGCCGCTAGCTGTCGAATGTACCCCGCCCGCACCAGAAATTTATGCGAAGCCACCTCCGCGTCCGCCGGCGCCTCGCGCAATGTAGGAATAAACGACTCTGACCATCGATGCATAAGTGTGATATCCAAATGAAAAGAGAATCTCAGATTGTAAATGATGGAGTCACCAAAGCTCATGTGGGGACGGGCGCATTCGCCCGTCCAGCCGAGCGCAGCGAGGCTCAGCGCCACCTCTGCGGCCGGAGGACAATGCTAGAAGAGGACGATGCTAGAATCCGCAAGCGGAACGTACGTAACATCCGCATGCTAGAATTCTTCAGAAGGCGCCAACTATGCCGAAAGCGCGTTACCACTACAACATCATGCTCCGGCCCGAGCCCGAGGGCGGTTACACCGCCCTAGTTCCCGCGCTGCCGGGTTGCGTTACTTATGGGCGGACATTGAAAGAAGCCCGCGAAATGGCTAAGGATGCCATCTCCGGCTACATCGCGAGCTTGCGCAAACACAACGACCCAATCCCCACCGACGAGGAAACCTTGGTCGCTTCTCTTGATCTGGAATATTCGCGCTAGCTATTGACATCCGGTCGGTGTGATCCTAACATGCGCCACCGAACATGCCGAAACTACCCGCTGTCAAACCGCGGCAATTAACTGGCTTTCTGGAAAAGAATGGCTTCGTTCTCGACCACACCTCCGGCAGCCACTTCGTCTATTACAACCCGGTATCACGTCGACGTGCCGTCGTGCCGCAGCACAATCGCGACTTGCCGAAGGGAACCCTGATGTCACTGCTGAGGGAAGCCGGCTTCACGCGCGACGAATTGGTCGACTTTATCACTTGAGGCTGAGCGAGAGGCTACGCGGGATATTACCCCGCCAACTGCACCAAAATCTCTTTCCCCAGCTTCTGCGCCTCGCCAAAAAACTTCTGATACTCGAGAAACAGCCGGTTCAGTTCCAAAGCTTTGTCTGTCGAAGGATGTTTTCGCAGGATCATATCCCGCACATGCACGGGATTCGGCAGTGTCGCATCCTCAGTCAATTCTTCCAGCGCCGTATTGGGATCGTAGTGATACATAGACACCTGATTGAGCAATTTTGTAATTGAGTAATTGTGTAATTGAAACCAAAATCGTCCAGCAGCTTCTTTCAATTACACAATTACCAAATTACCCAATTACTAAATCTCTTTAAATCATCTCCGTGCTCCACAGATCATGCAAGTGCACAATCCCTTCCAGCTTCCCCCGTCCGTCCACCACCATCAGCGACGTAATCTTCTTTTCTTCCATCAATGCCAGCGCGGTGGCCGCAAATTCGCTAGCGCCGATCGTTTTCGGATCGCGCGTCATCGCTTCGCCTGCGGTCAAATCCATCCCATCTTTCCCGCGCTTCTCGAGCAACCTCCGCAAATCCCCATCGCTGATGATGCCTACCAATTTCCCGCCTTCGACCACCGCCGTTACGCCCAGCTTCTTGCGCGACATCTCATAAATCACGTCCGGCATTCTTGTCGAGGGCGCTACCCGCGGCAACGCATCCCCTGCGTGCATCAGCGACTCCACCCGCGCCAGTCGCTTCCCCAGCTTTCCCCCCGGATGCAGGTTGGCGAAATCTTCTTCTTTGAATCCGCGCCGCTCACTCAACGTCACCGCCAGCGCATCTCCCAACGCCAGCATCGTAGTCGTCGAGGCCGTCGGAGCCAGCCCCAACGCGCAAGCCTCCTCTGTGATGGAACAATCCAACGCCACATCCGCCGCCGCCGCCAAAGTGGAGGCACGCGTAGTGCGGACACTCCTGTCCGCTGCCTTCGACTTTGATTTCCTCGCCGCCAAAGATACCGAGGCTGCACCAACCTTCGTGCTTTTCGAAGGGAGAGAACCAACACCTATCTCATCCCCCGTCATCGCAATCAGCGGCACCCTCAGCCGCTTGATCGTCGCCAGCAACGCCAGTATCTCTTCTGTCTCTCCCGACGCCGAGAGCGCCAGCACCACGTCCCCCCGCACCACCATCCCCAGATCCCCGTGCAGCGCCTCCACCGGATGCAGATACAACGCCGGAGTTCCTGTCGAGCTCAGTGTCGCCGCAATCTTGCGCGCAATCAGCCCGCTCTTCCCCATCCCCGTGACTACCACCCGCCCCGCGCAACCGAACATCAACTCCACCGCGCGCCCAAATGCCTTCGCCATCGGACCGGCAATCCGGTCGGCCAGCGCGCGCAAGGCGTCCGCCTCAATGCGCACCACATTTTCGCCCGTATGTCTTTTCATTGGATGGGGATCGAAAAAAGTGATGTTAGCACGCATCGTGGAAGAGCGGCCCTTTAGGGCCGCGTTAGAAATCGCGAGACTTCGGCTTTAGCCGCTGTGGTCATCCTCGCGTGCGTCACACTGTGATCGGTCGGAGGCCTTCAGAAATGATCCTCGCCCATCGGCACCGGAACCGCCGCCTTCTGCCCTAATATCGCCAACCCGCGCGCCTGGATCACCCGATCCCACGGTCCCGCCTGCCAGTTGTCCCGGGCCTTCTCCGCAAACCTCCACGGCGGCAGCGTCAGCATCAGATTGCGACCGGTCGAATGCGCATACGGTTCATACATCGACCGCAACTTCGCTAGTTTGTCCCGCCCATAATCGTCGCTGCGTAGCCGCAATCCCGCCGCCGCCAGCGCATCCTTCAACCCCACCAATTCCGCCTCCGGCAGGCGGTTCGGGGCCCCCGCGTCGTATCTCGCATTCACCACCTGCGCCAGATCCACCGCCGCGTGCCGGGCCATGGCGAATGTCAGCTTCGCCTGACCCGGATGCACTCCCTCAATTCCGGTCAGAAGCAGCGAAGTGACATCGAGCATTGTAGTCAACGCTCCCAACCACGACTGGTTACTGTGCTGCGACCGGAAAAAACTCAGCACCGGATACGAAATCTGGCTCTCCAGCAACTCCGCCGCCCAGCGCTCCCAATCCCGCAGTACTTCATCGAGAACTTTCTGATCCACGCCAGGGTCGTCCGACCTGCCCGCCAGTCGTATTAACAACTCCGCCGCCGTCGGAGGCGATCCCGCCCGCGAATCCAGCATCGAAATCTGAATCTCACGTCGCGAAAATGACGCGTACACGACAGGAATGTAACCGATCACCGTGCCCAGGAACCCAAAGCCCATGCCCGCTTCCAGCACCGACAAGAAACGCGCCAACGCCGATGTCGGCACAATATCGCCATACCCGAGCGTAAAAAAAGTCTCGCCGCTGTGATAAATAATTTTGCCGAAAGTAAGCCGTTCTCCGGTGAGTTGCTCGTGCCCGCCGATGCCGTATTGCAGCAGGGCGAAACCAAAGATCAGTCCCGCCGCCCAGAACACGAGCAGCAGCAAGAGCGACAGCGGCCCAAAATATCCCAGAAAATTCTGCTGCCGTGAAACCGGCTTGATCCGCTCCGCTATCCTGCGCCACGGAATCCACGTCCGCCGAATGAACCAGGTCGTTAGTTTGAATTGCCGCGTAACCCGCCGCGGCAACACCACGGTCTCAAAAGCGTCCTGCAACACCACACAAATGATGACGATTCCAAACACCATCCCGACAATGCTGCCGTGCAAATTCATAAAGGAATCGGACATCGACCTCAGCCGTCGGACCCCAGAGTTCGAATCGGGGTGCTGGAGCTGAAATGTAGATGTGCTTGGGAAGATTAACAGATTCGATCAAGGGAGGCTGCGATGTCGGGAGGTCCAAGGTCTCTGAGGTCTGACGCCCGCTACTGCGGTTTCGCGGGTGCTGTCGTCGCCGGAGGAGTCTGCGTCTGTCCCGGTTTGGGCTTGGCCGTCGTGCCCGGCTTCGCTGCCGGCTTCTTCTTCGCGACCGGCTTCTTCGGCGGCTCGGTGTCGTCGACCACAATTTTCTTGGGCGGTTCGGCCACGGCCTGCGCCGACTTCAACTCGGTCCGCAGCCGCACAATCTCAGCTTCCTTCCCTGCCGACAAGGTCTCAATCCGCTGCGCTAACTGCTTGCGCGTATTTTCAAAGGCGCTTAGATCATTCGAGAGAGACTGGAAATCGTCTTTCGATCCAAAGGCCCCCGCTCCCTCTACCACGCTTCCCACAACGTCATATAGCGCGTCGAGATTGCGATAAAGCTTAAATGTCGTGGGGAGATCTTCCGGCCCAGATCGTAATTCGGAAATGATCGCCGGCAGCGCCCCCTGCAAGTTCCGCTGAATCGAATCCACATTCGTCAGATTGGCTTTCTTGGACGCGGTGTCGGTCTTCCAATGCTCGATCCGCAACTTCACGAGGTCGGACTGAGTATTTTTCGAAGTCGCTTCCAGCTGCGCCAGCAGCCCATTGAGCTCAGTCACCGATGCGTAGGAAACCGGCTGGCCGCTTTGCGTACTTACCGCAGTCCCGGTCGGCGCCGGCCCCGACTGTCCCACCGCCGGTGCCGAGGACAGCATCAGAAAAAAAGAGAGAATGAACAAGATGACAGAGAATCGTTTCATTGTTTGGAGTAGTCGCTTCGCGGCCATCAGGATACTACAGTTGCCGCCCACCTGTGGATCGGGTGAAGCATGCAGGGGCAGACGCCTCGTCCGCCCGTCGAGCAACGCTCGACCCGCGTCCGCCATCACACCATTCGACTCTTCGTCCGAGACGAACGATAATTACAGAATTAAACCAGAACCCATCCGCGATCTCCATGCCCGCAAAACCCACGTCCGCGAAAGCGCAAAGAAGAATGTGCGTAACCTCTCAACGTGCTTTGGGCCGAGTGATCCTTTCCTCCGCGCTCGCCCTCGTGCTCGCCATTCCCACCCTCTCCCAGGATCTCGCCCACCGCCTTATCCTGAAAGACGGCTCCTATCAACTGGTCACGAAATACGAGGTCAAAGGCGACCGCGTCCGCTACCTGAGTGCCGAACGCGATGACTGGGAGGAACTACCCACTTCGCTGGTCGATTGGCCCGCCACCGATAAATACGAAAAAGAACGCGCCGCCGGAGCTGTCCCCGAAGCCGTTCAACTCGACAAAGAAATTGAACAGGATCGCGATCGCGTTGAGACTTTGCTTCCCGAAGTCGCTCCCGGACTCCGCCTTCCAGAAGACTCCGGCGTATTCTTACTAGACAACGTGCAAGGCGAACCGCAAGTTGTCGAAATCCAGCAAACCGCCGCCGATGTCGCCCACAACTCCAAGGCCAACATTTTCCGCAACCCGCTGAATCCCGTCGGAGGCATGAAAGAAACCATTGAACTGGATGGCGCCCACGCCCTCGTGCAATCGCACGTCGATGTTCCATCGATCTACATCAACCTGGACGCCGCGCCCGACCAGCCCGGCACAACGAAAGACTCCAACGCGACCCCTCAAGGGCCTCAGCAACCACAACAACCTCAAGGGCCCGCCATTCCCTATGATCGTTTCCGCGTCATCCGCACAGAAGTTAAGGGCGGACACCGCATCGTCGGCGACATCAAACGCCAGGCCACTGGCAAAGTCAGCCAGGACCAGCACGCCGTAAAAACCACCATCACCCGCGTCACCGGAGGCTGGCTTAAAATCACCTCCACCGAGCCCTTGGCCACGGGAGAATATGCGTTGGTCGAATTGACCGGTGCGGAAGATGTTCTGGGAAAACAGGGCATGAATCTTTACGTCTGGGATTTCGGCGTGAATCCTAAAGCCCCCGCCAATCCGAATCCCTGGAGGCCTGAGGCAAGAACCGCAGCTCCGCCCCCGTCGAAGTCAGATAACTAGAAGATCTTGGATCCTGGGTCTGAAATCAGAATCTGAATTCTGAAATCAAAAGCCCAGATTCCTAAAGTCGCAGCTATTACCCAACACCCGCTCTCCTACTCCTTCAACATCCCACGCTGCGCGATACCAATATTATCCCGGCTGGAATTCTTCACCACATACATCATCCCATCGGCCTGCCGGATCACGTCATGCGCCGTGCGCGCGTCGTGCGGATAGGTTGCCAGCCCGATCGAAGCCCGCACATTCAAGTTCAATCCCTCTTCGCGGCAGAAGCAACTCGCGCGCAACCCGTCGCGCAAGCGCTTCGCCACCACCAGTGCCTGATCTTTCGAAGTCTGGGGCAGCAGCACCACAAATTCATCTCCGCCATACCGAAAGGCAAAATCAATCAGCCGCAACTGCGCCTTCACCAGATAGCCGATCTCCGCCAGCAGCTTGCTCCCGACTAAATGCCCATGCGTATCGTTGACCGACTTGAAGTGATCCAGGTCGATGAACAAAATGCTGAATTCGTATCCAAATCGCGACGACCGATAAACCTCTGTCTCCAGCGTCTTATAAAGATGCCGCGCGTTGTACAAGCCCGTGCAATCATCGGTGATGGTCAACTCCTGAATCTTCTCTACCCAGCGCGCATTCTCGATGGCGATCGCCGCGTAATCGCACAGGGACTGGAGAAAAAACAGCTCCGCGTCTTTGAATGTCTCCAGGTCGACGTTCACCAACTGGATCACGCCCAGCACGCGAAGCTTCGAGCGCAGCGGCACGCAGATCACCGATCGCGTCTCCCACTGGATCGCTTCATCCACGCGGCTGGCAAAAAGCGGGTCAGCGCTCACATCCGGCACCACACGCGCTTCGCCATGCTTCGCCACCCATCCGGCAATCCCCTCGCCCATTTTTAGCCGGACGTTTTTCAGCGCCTCGGCCTTGTCTCCCACCGCAATCGCAAAATAAAGCTCGTCCTGCCGCTCATCCACCATCAACAACGACCATGTATCGGGACGGAAATATTCCGCCATCTTCTCCATGATGGTTTGCAGAATCGAGTCAAGATCCAGCGACGACGTCAGCGCCTTAGCCACGTCGTGAAAGATCGTCACTTCCAGG
This genomic stretch from Candidatus Sulfotelmatobacter sp. harbors:
- a CDS encoding SIS domain-containing protein; this translates as MKRHTGENVVRIEADALRALADRIAGPMAKAFGRAVELMFGCAGRVVVTGMGKSGLIARKIAATLSSTGTPALYLHPVEALHGDLGMVVRGDVVLALSASGETEEILALLATIKRLRVPLIAMTGDEIGVGSLPSKSTKVGAASVSLAARKSKSKAADRSVRTTRASTLAAAADVALDCSITEEACALGLAPTASTTTMLALGDALAVTLSERRGFKEEDFANLHPGGKLGKRLARVESLMHAGDALPRVAPSTRMPDVIYEMSRKKLGVTAVVEGGKLVGIISDGDLRRLLEKRGKDGMDLTAGEAMTRDPKTIGASEFAATALALMEEKKITSLMVVDGRGKLEGIVHLHDLWSTEMI
- a CDS encoding potassium channel family protein yields the protein MSDSFMNLHGSIVGMVFGIVIICVVLQDAFETVVLPRRVTRQFKLTTWFIRRTWIPWRRIAERIKPVSRQQNFLGYFGPLSLLLLLVFWAAGLIFGFALLQYGIGGHEQLTGERLTFGKIIYHSGETFFTLGYGDIVPTSALARFLSVLEAGMGFGFLGTVIGYIPVVYASFSRREIQISMLDSRAGSPPTAAELLIRLAGRSDDPGVDQKVLDEVLRDWERWAAELLESQISYPVLSFFRSQHSNQSWLGALTTMLDVTSLLLTGIEGVHPGQAKLTFAMARHAAVDLAQVVNARYDAGAPNRLPEAELVGLKDALAAAGLRLRSDDYGRDKLAKLRSMYEPYAHSTGRNLMLTLPPWRFAEKARDNWQAGPWDRVIQARGLAILGQKAAVPVPMGEDHF
- a CDS encoding sensor domain-containing diguanylate cyclase; protein product: MPEAGTQLTRQNLEVTIFHDVAKALTSSLDLDSILQTIMEKMAEYFRPDTWSLLMVDERQDELYFAIAVGDKAEALKNVRLKMGEGIAGWVAKHGEARVVPDVSADPLFASRVDEAIQWETRSVICVPLRSKLRVLGVIQLVNVDLETFKDAELFFLQSLCDYAAIAIENARWVEKIQELTITDDCTGLYNARHLYKTLETEVYRSSRFGYEFSILFIDLDHFKSVNDTHGHLVGSKLLAEIGYLVKAQLRLIDFAFRYGGDEFVVLLPQTSKDQALVVAKRLRDGLRASCFCREEGLNLNVRASIGLATYPHDARTAHDVIRQADGMMYVVKNSSRDNIGIAQRGMLKE